A segment of the Lycium ferocissimum isolate CSIRO_LF1 chromosome 10, AGI_CSIRO_Lferr_CH_V1, whole genome shotgun sequence genome:
TGTTGAATGATACTCTTGTATCTTTCGATTTCCAGCTCCATGTGCACAAGTCATCAAGAATATGCCTAACATTTCATGTATAGACATTCCACGTGTGGGTTTAAGCCCATATTTGTCAGTTAAGTCATTGGATATATCAATGAACACCACCTTCTTCAATCgaaaattttcataacaacAAGTGTCATTTCCTCATAATATctcttaaataaaaatatttccaaagCGCATTGATGTACGACAAGGTTCTTTGCATAGGTATTTTTCGTAATACATCAAAATATATTTACCTGTTCCAGTAAATATTTTAGTTACAGTAAATATGTAGACATTTTGGGAAAATTAGCCGGAAATAAAGAAGGATAAGAAGAGAAAAATCTGAAATAACCATACAAGGAGCCACACAAAAACAAGTGGCCTTCAATTTAGATTAACAAGCATCCACAAAGATGGCAGCATACTCCAAAGATTTCCTTCTTTGACAATCTCCAGTTAAATCCCATCTAAATGTGTTTACAAGTAATTTATGTGCTGATTTTCTTTCTACAAATCAACACAATTAGCACAACCCCCTTAATGTATATACCTGTTATATGACATAAGCCATCCGTTCCTTCTCATCTTGCTCTCTCCGAATCTCTTCTAGTTCTTGATCTTCGTCatctaacaaatcacttaaatgaGGAGATACCACATTGCTAATATTCCCAACTCTCCATTTAACTGAAAACAGAAATGACTCAAATTAGTaaagaatgaaaatttttcCATAAGAACCCAATTTCAAGATTTTTTAGAAACTCCATTGTTTCAATACACTCATCTCTATCTTCGGAAAATCACATTGTACATCTCAAATTACTATTCCATCAGTAAAGAACaataaccacaataatacataaagttcCCACATTCATTAAagtcaacacaacaacaataaccataaggtTTAAGGATACAACCACAACGTcaacacaacatcaacaatacataAAGTTTACACTTACAACCATAAGATTTAGGGATACAACCGCAACGTCTAAACAAGAAGCAATAAATAAAGTTTACACGTACAACCATAATGTTCGAACattaaacaataaaaacatTTAACCATAGCAACACAATCAGCCAATTTTCTCAAGGTATAACTGAGAGTTATACTCCAACCAAGACTTCTGAGCTTCATCAGTTTCCATCTTAAGAAACAGTTGACGTACGTCCTTCTTAAGAAACATGTTGTAAACATAGTTGTACTTTCCACTCCCAGCAGGAATATTAGAAAAATTTGCCAACACATTCATACATTTATCGATGACGGGATCATCTATTGAAGGAGATGTAGCAGTGCTTTTGCTAGACATAAAATCCACTAGAGAGTGTATATCCTCTCTCACTGATGCCGCACCAGATTttgccttgttttttttttttttttttttttttacttgagtgtTAGTGCCAATACCATCAATTAAACCTCGTCTTTTTAGTGACGACTTAGGAAACATAATAGAATCCACATTCTGtatatcatcattttcattattcgCTTCATCATTAGGATTGATAAAGTGTTCTTTGTCATAGCCACCAATATCATTTATTCCTTCTTCGTCAAGATCTACTCCAATGCCAGACATTTGTTCTTGATTCGCTGTACGTGCTCTTTCTCCAGTAGCAACAATATCAGAAAACAACGCATCATAGCGATACCACATAAGCGAAAGATCTATTTTCCTGAACTTATTGTATCGATCATCctcctataaaaaaaaataccaagaaatttAGCAATGAAAGAAACAGGACATATAGAAAAATGTGAGAGATGTACCTTAATTTTTTGCTCCCACCAATCATCATCTGCCATAATTGTATTTTTCGTGGCATCCCATCCTAAACCTGTCTCCCCTCTCATCAACTTCTTAAAAAGAATCCAATCTTTTTTCATGTTAGCCCAatgatttttcatttgttttttatCATAGTTTCTTCCCGTGTCTTTATTGAACTCTTCAACAACATTATTCCATCCATCTCTATTTAAATGAGTGTGTGGTCTACGTCCTTGTCTAATCTCATTTTCACACAAATCTATAAATTTAATGTTGGCATCATCATCCCACTTAGCATTACTTCGTGCCATACTAGTTTTCGGCATGATTGAATGTAAACAATCGCATGATTGAATGTAAACAATCTgaagaaaggagaaataaaCGTTCATGAACTCTCATGAAAGCAGGCGAGATAGTTAACCATTTTTGTTACTGAATCTCATGTCAAAGTGAGTCGGTCAAACTTTCTGGTCTAATCAAGGTGACACAATTAGAGATAATTTTAATTTGTCTATATAACCACAAATAATGTACAAATGCTAATGCAAATAATCAATGCTGCAAAATGCTTATGTTAAAGAACTAGCACAATAATGCAAGACCACAAGATCATAAATTAGGATTACAAACATGATCATAAATTAGGATTCACTCCAGGAAGTTCTCAATTTTCCTCTGAGATGAGAATAACctcttttaaaagtttttgttttctttttcgcTATTCATAGATAGCCAAACATTGGTGATTTCCCATTCGAAGGGTGAATcaacttaaaattttaataaaaacacatc
Coding sequences within it:
- the LOC132035172 gene encoding L10-interacting MYB domain-containing protein-like, with product MPKTSMARSNAKWDDDANIKFIDLCENEIRQGRRPHTHLNRDGWNNVVEEFNKDTGRNYDKKQMKNHWANMKKDWILFKKLMRGETGLGWDATKNTIMADDDWWEQKIKEDDRYNKFRKIDLSLMWYRYDALFSDIVATGERARTANQEQMSGIGVDLDEEGINDIGGYDKEHFINPNDEANNENDDIQNVDSIMFPKSSLKRRGLIDGIGTNTQVKKKKKKKNKAKSGAASVREDIHSLVDFMSSKSTATSPSIDDPVIDKCMNVLANFSNIPAGSGKYNYVYNMFLKKDVRQLFLKMETDEAQKSWLEYNSQLYLEKIG